A genome region from Crossiella equi includes the following:
- a CDS encoding alkaline phosphatase D family protein, whose product MRVDPFTLGVASGEPEPDSVVLWTRLTGVPMIPLPVEWQLSADPAGTRVVRAGVADALPEWAHSVHVEVDGLTPSSEYFFRFRWGRHVSVTGRTRTAPHPVALEGLRLAVTSGDALPAPADLVLHLGCADPVPSSLREHRAHQEARLTPAAQLARASAPLVTTWGRCEVSRAYYEHQPLRAASRPDGERMPIYRSVRWGRLLALRVVDTQQYRRPGSLLGLNQERWLAGELARRRPLWDVLAGHGSTEDLTGERLTVLWRRARVESPVVLRGGVGRAGTREVAGAPELATGAAGTLLCEIGEREWRVAFPGPGGPGNATFERREPTDGVPPSVRQRAASN is encoded by the coding sequence GTGCGAGTGGACCCGTTCACCCTGGGGGTGGCCTCCGGGGAGCCCGAGCCGGACTCGGTGGTGCTCTGGACCCGGCTCACCGGGGTGCCCATGATCCCGCTGCCGGTCGAGTGGCAGCTCAGCGCGGACCCGGCGGGTACCAGGGTGGTGCGGGCCGGGGTCGCGGACGCCCTGCCCGAGTGGGCGCACAGCGTGCATGTGGAGGTGGACGGGCTCACGCCGAGCTCGGAGTACTTCTTCCGGTTCCGGTGGGGACGGCACGTGTCGGTGACCGGGCGGACCCGGACCGCGCCGCACCCGGTGGCGCTGGAGGGGCTCCGGCTGGCCGTGACCAGCGGGGACGCCCTGCCCGCGCCCGCCGACCTGGTGCTGCACCTGGGCTGTGCGGACCCGGTGCCCAGCTCGTTGCGGGAGCACCGCGCGCACCAGGAGGCCCGGCTGACGCCCGCCGCGCAGCTGGCACGGGCGAGCGCGCCCCTGGTCACGACGTGGGGGCGGTGCGAGGTCTCGCGCGCCTACTACGAGCACCAGCCGCTGCGGGCCGCGTCGCGGCCGGACGGGGAGCGGATGCCGATCTACCGCAGCGTGCGGTGGGGGCGGCTGCTCGCGCTGCGCGTGGTGGACACCCAGCAGTACCGGCGGCCCGGCTCGCTGCTCGGCCTCAACCAGGAGCGCTGGCTGGCCGGGGAGCTGGCGCGGCGGCGGCCGCTGTGGGACGTGCTGGCCGGGCACGGGTCCACTGAGGACCTGACCGGCGAACGCCTGACCGTGCTGTGGCGCCGCGCCCGGGTGGAGTCACCGGTGGTGCTGCGCGGCGGCGTCGGCAGGGCGGGCACCCGCGAGGTGGCCGGGGCGCCGGAGCTGGCCACCGGGGCCGCGGGCACGCTGCTGTGCGAGATCGGTGAGCGGGAGTGGCGGGTGGCGTTCCCCGGACCGGGCGGACCGGGGAACGCCACCTTCGAACGGCGGGAACCGACGGACGGCGTTCCTCCGTCGGTTCGGCAACGAGCTGCCTCGAACTGA
- a CDS encoding M20/M25/M40 family metallo-hydrolase, with translation MDRAVLTETVRSRWDNEVLTSLSELVSVPAISPAFDPDWARSGHLDAAVEHVRRWLVSRELPGAVVDVVRLEGRTPVLLLDLPAQPGAEGAGTALLYGHLDKQPPVGGWSEGLGPWTPVLRDGRLYGRGSADDGYSGYAAVTAIEGLLAAGGTHGRCVVLLETGEESGSPDLPAYLEHLGERLGNVSLVVCLDSGAADYERMWLTTSLRGLVQTQLTVRVLESGQHSGSASGVVPSSFRIIRQLLDRIEDSATGEIRLPELSVEVPAERVEEAKQALSALPGLLLNLFPLVPGMSTVTADELELELNRTWRPTLSIIGAEGLPMPDDAGNVLRPHTTLMLGFRLPPTADSAAALEAVKRALTTDVPYGAQVELGKVEAANGWNAPSLKPWLRDALDTASDAVFGTGWGATGEGGSIPFMGLLHAAYPEAQFVVTGALGADSNAHVPDESLHVDYARRITEAISYVLDGHARSGD, from the coding sequence GTGGATCGCGCCGTACTGACTGAAACCGTTCGCTCGCGGTGGGACAACGAGGTCCTGACGAGCCTGTCCGAGCTGGTCTCCGTACCGGCCATCTCCCCTGCTTTCGACCCCGACTGGGCCCGCAGCGGGCACCTCGACGCGGCCGTGGAGCACGTTCGCCGCTGGCTGGTCAGCCGCGAGCTGCCCGGGGCCGTGGTCGACGTGGTCCGGTTGGAGGGCCGCACGCCGGTGCTCCTGCTCGACCTGCCCGCCCAGCCCGGGGCGGAGGGGGCCGGGACCGCGCTGCTGTACGGCCACCTGGACAAGCAGCCGCCGGTGGGTGGCTGGTCGGAGGGGCTCGGGCCGTGGACGCCCGTGCTGCGGGACGGGCGCCTGTACGGGCGCGGGTCCGCCGATGACGGGTACTCCGGGTACGCCGCCGTGACCGCCATCGAGGGGCTGCTCGCCGCCGGGGGCACGCACGGGCGGTGCGTCGTCCTCCTGGAGACCGGCGAGGAGTCCGGCAGCCCCGACCTGCCCGCCTACCTTGAGCACCTCGGCGAGCGGCTCGGCAACGTCAGCCTCGTGGTCTGCCTCGACTCCGGGGCCGCCGACTACGAGCGGATGTGGCTCACCACCTCGCTGCGCGGGCTGGTGCAGACCCAGCTCACCGTGCGCGTGCTCGAGTCCGGGCAGCACTCCGGGTCGGCCAGCGGCGTCGTGCCCAGCTCCTTCCGCATCATCCGGCAGCTGCTCGACCGCATCGAGGACTCGGCCACCGGCGAGATCCGCCTGCCCGAGCTGTCCGTGGAGGTCCCGGCGGAGCGGGTCGAGGAGGCCAAGCAGGCCCTGTCGGCGCTGCCCGGGCTGCTGCTGAACCTGTTCCCGCTGGTCCCGGGCATGTCGACGGTGACGGCTGACGAGCTGGAGCTGGAGCTCAACCGCACCTGGCGGCCCACGCTGTCGATCATCGGCGCCGAGGGTTTGCCGATGCCGGACGACGCGGGCAACGTGCTGCGCCCGCACACCACGCTCATGCTGGGCTTCCGCCTGCCGCCCACCGCCGACTCGGCCGCCGCGCTGGAGGCTGTCAAGCGTGCGCTGACCACCGACGTGCCCTACGGCGCGCAGGTCGAGCTGGGCAAGGTCGAGGCCGCCAACGGCTGGAACGCGCCCAGCCTCAAGCCCTGGCTCCGGGACGCCCTGGACACCGCCAGCGACGCCGTCTTCGGCACCGGCTGGGGCGCCACCGGCGAGGGCGGCTCCATCCCGTTCATGGGCCTGCTGCACGCCGCGTACCCGGAGGCCCAGTTCGTGGTGACCGGGGCGCTCGGCGCCGACAGCAACGCGCACGTCCCGGACGAGTCGCTGCACGTGGACTACGCGCGGCGGATCACCGAGGCCATCTCCTACGTGCTCGACGGTCACGCCCGTTCGGGTGACTGA
- a CDS encoding transporter substrate-binding domain-containing protein: MARRTRHQVLALLPVAALLLAATACGGGGGGTTVNGVPLAEAGKLKTCTHLPYEPFQFKDGDKVVGFDVDLVNLVAKDLGVTQEIVDGPFDTIASGQDLNINKCDVAAAGMTITDTRKQNMDFSDSYFLATQALLVKKGSGLTSLESLKGKKLGVQADTTGKVYAEKNAAGAELVTFEDLGLLLESVKNGSIAAAINDDFVLKDYARKNADTEMTSAFDTNENYGIGIRKGNEALLKKVNEVLAKAKSDGTYATLYEKWFKEKPKQG; this comes from the coding sequence GTGGCTCGTCGAACCAGACACCAGGTGCTCGCCCTGCTGCCGGTGGCCGCCCTGCTGCTCGCCGCGACGGCGTGCGGCGGCGGTGGCGGCGGTACCACCGTGAACGGTGTGCCACTGGCCGAGGCCGGGAAGCTCAAGACCTGCACGCACCTGCCGTACGAGCCCTTCCAGTTCAAGGACGGTGACAAGGTCGTCGGCTTCGACGTCGACCTGGTCAACCTCGTCGCGAAGGACCTGGGCGTCACCCAGGAGATCGTGGACGGTCCGTTCGACACCATCGCGTCGGGCCAGGACCTCAACATCAACAAGTGTGACGTCGCCGCCGCGGGCATGACCATCACGGACACCCGCAAGCAGAACATGGACTTCTCCGACTCCTACTTCCTGGCCACGCAGGCGCTGCTGGTCAAGAAGGGCTCCGGCCTCACCAGCCTGGAGTCGCTCAAGGGCAAGAAGCTGGGCGTCCAGGCGGACACCACCGGCAAGGTCTACGCGGAGAAGAACGCCGCGGGCGCCGAGCTGGTGACCTTCGAGGACCTTGGCCTGCTGCTGGAGTCGGTGAAGAACGGCTCGATCGCGGCCGCCATCAACGACGACTTCGTGCTGAAGGATTACGCGCGCAAGAACGCCGACACCGAGATGACCTCGGCGTTCGACACGAACGAGAACTACGGCATCGGGATCCGCAAGGGGAACGAGGCCCTGCTGAAGAAGGTGAACGAGGTCCTGGCCAAGGCCAAGAGCGACGGCACCTACGCCACCCTCTACGAGAAGTGGTTCAAGGAGAAGCCGAAGCAGGGCTGA
- a CDS encoding amino acid ABC transporter permease, which produces MPGKTRLTRRQRARLFRGVQYLILVAVLVVLAFAANWERIGTAFFDFEVAGKLFPNVIVIALKNTIVYTALGFAFGIVVGVILALMRLSSVGPYRWIATVYIEFFRGLPALLVFLAVGFGIPTAFPGTNLDRMLIVTLALGIVASAYMAETIRAGIKAVPKGQIEAARSLGMSPSRTLVTVVIPQAFRIILPPLTNELIMLVKDSSLVFFIGSTLEQQELAQFGRQALSQYRSMTPFVIAGLCYLIITIPLSIVQQRLERKANATAKGGS; this is translated from the coding sequence ATGCCAGGAAAGACCCGCCTCACCAGGCGCCAGCGCGCGCGCCTGTTCCGAGGCGTGCAGTACCTCATCCTCGTCGCCGTGCTCGTGGTGCTCGCCTTCGCCGCGAACTGGGAACGCATCGGCACCGCGTTCTTCGACTTCGAGGTCGCGGGCAAGCTGTTCCCGAACGTCATCGTCATCGCGCTGAAGAACACGATCGTCTACACCGCGCTCGGTTTCGCCTTCGGCATCGTCGTCGGTGTCATCCTCGCGCTGATGCGGCTGTCCTCGGTCGGCCCGTACCGGTGGATCGCCACCGTCTACATCGAGTTCTTCCGCGGCCTGCCCGCGCTGCTGGTGTTCCTCGCGGTCGGCTTCGGCATCCCGACGGCCTTCCCGGGCACGAACCTCGACCGCATGCTGATCGTCACGCTGGCGCTCGGCATCGTGGCCTCGGCGTACATGGCCGAGACGATCCGCGCCGGCATCAAGGCGGTGCCGAAGGGCCAGATCGAGGCGGCGCGGTCGCTGGGCATGTCCCCGTCCCGCACGCTGGTCACCGTGGTCATCCCGCAGGCCTTCCGCATCATCCTGCCGCCGCTGACCAACGAGCTGATCATGCTGGTGAAGGACTCCTCGCTGGTGTTCTTCATCGGGTCCACGCTGGAGCAGCAGGAGCTCGCGCAGTTCGGCCGCCAGGCGCTGAGCCAGTATCGCTCGATGACGCCGTTCGTCATCGCCGGTCTGTGCTACCTGATCATCACGATCCCGCTGTCGATCGTGCAGCAGCGCTTGGAGCGCAAGGCCAACGCCACCGCGAAGGGGGGCAGCTGA
- a CDS encoding amino acid ABC transporter ATP-binding protein, which yields MAEPMVVVSDLHKSFGPLEVLKGIDMTVQRGEVVCIIGPSGSGKSTLLRCVNLLEQPTSGKVVANGAELTDEDCDLDGARVKIGMVFQSFNLFTHLSVLDNLTVAQRKVLKRGKAESEKTARENLARVGLSEKASSMPAQLSGGQQQRVAIARALSMNPDLMLFDEPTSALDPELVGDVLAVMRSLADEGMTMLVVTHEMQFAREVADRVLFMDGGYIVEEGPAEQVIGNPQQERTQTFLARVLDPTHQGRSDA from the coding sequence ATGGCCGAGCCCATGGTCGTGGTGAGCGACCTGCACAAGAGCTTCGGTCCGCTGGAGGTGCTCAAGGGCATCGACATGACGGTCCAGCGCGGCGAGGTGGTCTGCATCATCGGACCGTCCGGCTCGGGCAAGTCCACGCTGCTGCGCTGCGTGAACCTGTTGGAGCAGCCCACCTCCGGCAAGGTCGTGGCCAACGGCGCCGAGCTGACCGACGAGGACTGCGACCTGGACGGCGCGCGCGTCAAGATCGGCATGGTGTTCCAGTCGTTCAACCTGTTCACGCACCTGAGCGTGCTGGACAACCTGACCGTGGCGCAGCGCAAGGTGCTCAAGCGCGGCAAGGCGGAGTCGGAGAAGACCGCGCGGGAGAACCTGGCCCGCGTCGGCCTGTCGGAGAAGGCGTCCTCGATGCCCGCCCAGCTCTCCGGCGGCCAGCAGCAGCGCGTGGCCATCGCGCGGGCGCTGTCGATGAACCCGGACCTGATGCTCTTCGACGAGCCGACCTCCGCGCTGGACCCCGAGCTCGTCGGTGACGTGCTCGCCGTCATGCGGTCGCTGGCCGACGAGGGCATGACGATGCTCGTGGTGACGCACGAGATGCAGTTCGCCCGTGAGGTCGCCGACCGCGTGCTGTTCATGGACGGCGGCTACATCGTCGAGGAGGGCCCGGCCGAGCAGGTCATCGGCAACCCGCAGCAGGAGCGCACGCAGACGTTCCTGGCGCGTGTGCTGGACCCCACCCACCAGGGTCGTTCGGACGCATAG